DNA sequence from the Megalops cyprinoides isolate fMegCyp1 chromosome 24, fMegCyp1.pri, whole genome shotgun sequence genome:
TAAGAATTGGCCTTACAAATATAGATATGACAGTGTCTCCATTCTGAAGGACCATGCGCACAGCATTAGAGTTTTATTTCAAGGAATTCTACTCTCAGGAATTTGTTTTCCTCTCAGAGCTTGAGCTTTATTAGACATCAAACATTTCACAGCCTCACTGTGAGAGGGCAGCTGGAAAGTACAAGCATCACAATGTCACTTTCAAGAGTGAAAGAAGACTTATTCTCtccagccctgctcctcctcctctctctggctaTAAAACGGGACCTTTCTGCTCCAAAATCACTTCACAAGGAGCTGCAGTCTCTTCAGTTTGATCGACTGAACCACAGCCGGCCTGTGAGTATCTAACCTACTGATTCAAActtctccagctctctgtctTCTACTGTATTACCAGTCTTTCGTTTAACTGAAGGACATTGACTGATATAATTGTGTCACAATGTGCAAACCCTATGAATGTTTGCCATGCTCAAGTATGTTGCAAGCAGTAATTAATATTCCAAATGGAGAAATGTGAATGAGTGCTTTGGGCTTGCAGATCAAAAGAAAACTAATTGATCTGAAGTGGTTTGAACAACACGCTATCTGCCAGATTACCCATGCTGGACACCCTTGGAATgatgtttaattacatttaattacatgtaattattatGTACATTATCCGTTAAAGatattaaagacattttgaattgaaataGAAGTTTCACTGACTTTGTAGGTATTCCTAAATGAATTGATGTTCCATTGATCGAGCTAATGTTCTCGTTTCAGAACCATGAGCAGGAACTACATGTCCAAATACGATGAGCTCCGCAAGGGAGACTACCTCTGGTCCAACAACAAGGAGTATAAAGCTGTGTTCCAGGTACAGTCAGTCTCTGTTACGTTCCTGTGCTCTACCCACAGCAAGCTGCCAAGGGTACTGGTCACTGAGCAGTCAGTCTTGTCCCTGCTGAACCGGTATGCCATTTCTCTCGGCCTTTCTTTGTTATTCCTTGCACGCAGGAGGACGGCAACTTTGTCATCTACGGCTGGAAGCAGATCTGGTCGTCTGAGACCTCTGGCATGCGAGAGGCCTACCGCCTGTGCATGCAGGACGACTGCAACTTCATCATGTACGGGAGGGACAATCAGGCCATGTGGCACACCAACACCCACAGGTCCGACGGCTGCAGGGTGTGCCGCCTCTACCTGCGCAACGACGGCACCATGGTGATCGAGAGGGATGGCGAGGAGATGTGGTCCTCCGCTGCGTCCAAGGGCCAGAAGTGAGGGGGTCGGCCCACAGCTCCTCCCTGGTATCTCCAGAGATGATGGCTGTATACTCCAACTTTATGGTCAGGCTCTGAGAACACTGTTATCAGATCTCATCCAATAAAGAACGTGCTCTGAGAGAAAAATCTGTgaagtttctgtttttattttgttctgggGAGACATTTCCCTCTTGTGTCaattacattatacatattaCAATAACAAAAGTCAATCATTTCTGTCAGAAGACAACACTATCTACATGTTTATCCTCATTctgtatattaaattatatcaGCTATGTTCACGTCATTCTAATTTCTAGCATATATTCAGGCTTATGCCCAATCCTCAAATTACCCAAGGTACTcgttctttcattttttttaatatgatatGGAACAGATTTGACGCCATAGGTGTGAACCATTTCCTGAAAATAACAGGTACGCAATACAAACTAAAAGTCTGAAAAGTCGGTTGAAATTTCAGACCTTGAGAACAAagccagagaggaaaaaacatacatgctCAAGCCTATGAGGCAGAGTGCCCGGTCTCTGTGAGTTTCTAACagttttgttatgttttaaatataaacatgtcCAGAAAAACTGCAATAGCTTCCCTTTTGGTTATCTTACGTTATCTTAGTTATCTCAACATTGCTATATTTACAAAGCATGGTATTTGAATTAGGCaatgaattatttgtgtttGCCTGCTGTCAATCACCGCTTACtggtcaaataaaaatatggatCTGAGCattctgttaaaaacatttcttttcactGACTTGATGTGAAAAGATGAGAATTTGATAAATGAATGGcattaatttataataataataataataataataataataatgataatacataatgatattaataaatgAGAGCAAAGATTTGTGCATaaatagaaaaatgaaatgccttGAAACATTGATAGACTTCTTTGTACAAGATTTGATTACATTGCATATTAGATTATGTTAGACGCCACTTATAAGATCTTACACATATCTTCTACCCATTTATACGGCTAAATGCTTTCTGCGGGGATTCAGATGAAGTACAATGTTCCTTCTTCAGACATGAAACCAAATTTGGGCCATAATTTTTTTAACTTATGACCTCTTGGTCCGCAGTCTGGTGCCTGTCTGTGTCCCCTTGTTTCTGTCTGCAATGTTCCACATTGCCTGATGCATTGAATTGGGAGACACTCTTGTACTGTCCCATCTAAAAGAAAGTCACTAAGTGTCATTGGCTGCACACAATTGTTCAAAGCTAGCATTAACCCCAGAGGTGCTTGGAAATTTTACCTTTAGCAAACCATCTGCAAATAAGAGATTTGCCATTTGGTAAGAGTATAAAACCAAGACCAACATGTATGTAGTTccagagatgaaaaaaacataatgcattAGCAGTCTCAAAAGGGTTCACAgaaggtgacagagagagatggtggaACAGGGAAATCTGCTATTTGCATTCAAGCATTTCCTTATTCACCTCACTTTTTAATGTTATGCTGCCTCAGTAGGGGTCGAGCACAGCCAATGGATGTTCATCACATATAATTCCCTGTCCTTATGTAAAGACCTGCCAGTGTCCTGTAACTGTGCCTTCAGGGCTCTCAGAAGATGATTGGTTACAGTTCTCATTGCCTGAGCAACAGTGAATGCTTAAATTTTTACCGTAGAGTAGACCTCTAACCGCATTGAATAagaaatgttactgtttttatgTGTCAAACCAAGCACTGGTACACACATGttctctgtcttcttttttaagTGAGCATTCAAGGTCTCACATTTGGCCTGCAATCAAGTTAACAAAAAGTATGCCTTCTGTTTAGTGACCATTCCACTAATTAGTCTGTACAGTCATTCTTTCACTGAGATGTATTTGTACACAATGTCCCCACACATTACACTCTCAGATTCATACAGTCTGCTCTGCTCTTGTGCCTTGTATAGTCCTTTACAGAAGTAGGAATTGTGCTGAAATTCAGAGAGAACTAGTGAGCTAGTAACTTTTTAATTGTACTGAATAATAGAATTTCACTCATTTTCTACACCTGTAGCTCTTGCATTACTCAAATGTGTTTACAGTCATGTATCATATTCTCCAAGTAACGTTTTTGCAACAATATTGCTTTGCCTTGTAGTActttgttttaccttttttactcacctttgttttactttcttACTTCCACTACTACATCCATTTTGCGCTACCATGCATAAAACACCAAAATTCTGCATTATTAACAACTGcaaatggcagtgtagcatagtggtaaggaccagggctcatagccaaaaggttgctggttcatttccttgatggagcactgctgctgtacctttgggcgaggtacttaacccataattgccccagtaaatgtccagctgtataaagcaataatgtaaaaactgtagcctatgtaagtcgttaTGGATGAGTGCCTGCTAGATGCCATGTAACCTTTGAGTAatggttttattgttttcaggTTTCAGCAGTGGACTTGGGAAAATCAGGGCTTAAATAAACCAGTCAGTGTTAAAATACAGCTACAGCTGGAAATACCCTACAGGTTACCTCTGGTCTTGTGAATTCACAAGGAAAGAATCTGTTGGTGGTTATATCTGGATCTGGTTTTCAGCAGGGATTCTCAATCATTTATCCTGGATAGCTGCTGTTTGTCTGGCCCCTG
Encoded proteins:
- the LOC118771421 gene encoding mannose-specific lectin-like, with product MSRNYMSKYDELRKGDYLWSNNKEYKAVFQEDGNFVIYGWKQIWSSETSGMREAYRLCMQDDCNFIMYGRDNQAMWHTNTHRSDGCRVCRLYLRNDGTMVIERDGEEMWSSAASKGQK